A stretch of Manis javanica isolate MJ-LG chromosome 1, MJ_LKY, whole genome shotgun sequence DNA encodes these proteins:
- the RIMOC1 gene encoding RAB7A-interacting MON1-CCZ1 complex subunit 1, with the protein MAAAGSNVVRRVEELGDLAQAHIQQLSEAAGEDDHFLIRASAALEKLKLLCGDDKECSNPSNLLELYTQAILDMTYFEENKLVDEDFPEDSSQKVKELINFLSEPEIVVKENNMHPKHCDLLGDELMECLSWRRGALLYMYCHSLTKRREWLTRKSSLLKKYLIDGISYLLQMLNYRCPIQLNEGVSFQDLDTAKLLSEGIFSDIHLLAMMYSGEMCYWGLKHCADQQPENHEVDTGASGASYTAYKEPLDFREVGEKILKKYVSVCEGPLKEQGWNTTNAKQILNFFRHHTN; encoded by the exons ATGGCGGCCGCAGGCTCCAATGTGGTGAGGCGAGTGGAGGAGCTCGGTGACCTGGCTCAGGCTCACATACAGCAACTTAGCGAAGCCGCCGGCGAAGATG ATCACTTTTTAATTCGGGCCTCCGCAGCTCTAGAAAAATTGAAACTTCTGTGTGGAGATGACAAAGAATGTTCAAATCCGTCAAACCTTCTAGAACTTTACACACAG gCTATTTTGGACATGACGTATTTTGAGGAGAATAAGCTAGTAGATGAAGATTTTCCTGAAGACTCTTCACAGAAAGTGAAAGAACTGATCAATTTTCTTTCAGAACCAGAAATTgtagttaaagaaaataatatgcatCCCAAA CACTGTGATTTGCTTGGGGATGAACTCATGGAATGTCTCTCTTGGAGACGAGGAGCTCTACTCTACATGTATTGTCATTCTCTGACCAAAAGGAGAGAGTGGCTCACAAGAAAATCTAGTTTGCTTAAAAAG TACCTTATTGATGGAATCAGTTACTTGCTACAGATGCTAAACTATCGGTGTCCTATCCAGTTAAATGAAGGTGTTTCTTTCCAAGACCTAGACACAGCTAAGTTACTGAGTGAAG GAATATTTAGTGACATTCATTTGCTGGCAATGATGTACAGTGGAGAAATGTGTTACTGGGGCTTGAAGCATTGTGCAGATCAACAGCCAGAAAATCATGAAGTGGATACTGGTGCTTCTGGAGCAAGCTACACTGCATACAAAGAACCCTTGGATTTCCGAGAAGTAggagaaaaaattttgaaaaagtatgTATCTGTGTGCGAAGGACCCCTGAAAGAACAAGGATGGaatacaacaaatgcaaagcAAATTTTAAACTTCTTTCGGCATCACACTAATTAG